One stretch of Aigarchaeota archaeon DNA includes these proteins:
- the hypB gene encoding hydrogenase nickel incorporation protein HypB, which translates to MPDEIEVIVPDKEEVLDIELEEDLLEANRKIAEENKQLLEKYRIRAIDVMGSVGSGKTTLIERLIGLLKDRYRIAVFGGDVTTTIDAERLRKAGAKTLQINTGKECHLDANLVRKALGKIDLNDIDVLFIENVGNLICPAEFPLGTDSRVVVISVTEGPYTPLKHPYIFMEADVAVINKIDLAEAMDVDVNELEAKIKKVSPDVVVVRTSCKTGEGIEKVAKVLGLL; encoded by the coding sequence TTGCCAGACGAAATAGAGGTAATAGTACCCGATAAAGAGGAGGTCCTTGACATAGAACTTGAAGAGGATTTACTCGAAGCCAATAGAAAAATAGCCGAAGAAAATAAACAACTCTTAGAAAAGTACCGAATAAGAGCAATTGATGTAATGGGCTCGGTGGGTTCGGGAAAAACGACGTTGATCGAAAGACTGATAGGGCTACTAAAGGACAGATATAGAATCGCGGTGTTCGGTGGCGATGTTACGACGACGATAGACGCCGAAAGATTAAGGAAGGCTGGTGCTAAGACGTTACAGATAAACACTGGTAAGGAATGTCACCTTGATGCCAACCTCGTGAGAAAGGCTCTAGGCAAAATAGACCTAAACGACATCGACGTACTTTTCATAGAGAATGTTGGGAACCTCATATGTCCGGCCGAATTTCCACTTGGAACTGACAGCAGAGTCGTCGTCATAAGTGTGACAGAGGGCCCCTACACACCACTGAAGCACCCTTACATATTCATGGAAGCTGATGTAGCAGTCATCAATAAGATAGATCTAGCTGAAGCCATGGATGTGGACGTTAACGAGTTGGAGGCTAAGATAAAAAAAGTTTCTCCGGATGTTGTGGTCGTTAGGACGAGTTGCAAAACCGGCGAGGGTATAGAGAAGGTAGCTAAGGTACTGGGTCTGTTATAG
- the hypA gene encoding hydrogenase maturation nickel metallochaperone HypA, with product MHEFSVVLNLIEKVVEEAKKRDAKRVIEVELDVGQLSFLNPEQMRFAYNVLSKDTILENSNLIINTVDARVRCGVCGFDGKPDYADDASYHISAPLFLCPICGNPVEVIEGKGCIIKRVRLEL from the coding sequence ATGCACGAGTTCTCTGTAGTGTTAAACCTCATAGAGAAAGTGGTGGAGGAAGCTAAGAAAAGAGACGCGAAAAGAGTTATAGAGGTTGAATTGGACGTCGGTCAGTTATCCTTCCTTAATCCAGAACAGATGCGCTTCGCGTACAACGTACTTTCTAAGGACACGATCCTAGAAAATTCCAATCTAATAATCAACACCGTAGACGCCCGTGTTAGATGCGGGGTATGCGGTTTTGATGGTAAGCCGGACTATGCGGATGACGCATCTTATCATATCTCGGCGCCTCTGTTCCTGTGCCCTATCTGTGGAAACCCTGTGGAAGTTATAGAGGGGAAGGGTTGCATCATAAAAAGGGTGAGGCTTGAACTTTAG
- a CDS encoding HypC/HybG/HupF family hydrogenase formation chaperone codes for MCLAIPAKVIEKTGNIAKVDFGDSTLREVDVSLVEVSVGQYVLVHAGYAIQVLDEEEALKTIELLSDMLSE; via the coding sequence ATGTGCTTAGCTATACCCGCAAAGGTTATCGAAAAAACCGGTAACATAGCCAAGGTAGATTTTGGTGATAGTACACTCAGAGAGGTTGACGTATCGCTTGTAGAAGTTTCAGTAGGACAGTATGTGCTTGTTCACGCTGGCTACGCCATACAAGTTCTTGATGAAGAAGAAGCGCTCAAGACGATAGAGTTGTTGTCAGATATGCTTAGCGAATGA